The following proteins are co-located in the Oscillospiraceae bacterium genome:
- a CDS encoding zinc ribbon domain-containing protein: MLDDLYSSLDTFIGATVFGVIAAIALTVVICIFSFRHKGSNSKFWSFIRRLVNFDFFIIDKIMKVIYIFYTCFCIAYGFGLLFVFQDNWYGNRTWMGGMGLLLIILGPIVVRLLFEFFMLLLTLVNKVISIDSKIKTPSNDVPAVNDPTPPVHVPNKYCMNCGKEINADVSICPWCGTQN; the protein is encoded by the coding sequence ATGCTTGATGATTTATACAGCTCACTCGATACGTTTATAGGGGCAACTGTTTTTGGCGTCATCGCTGCCATTGCGCTCACTGTAGTTATATGCATCTTTTCGTTTCGACATAAAGGATCAAATTCAAAGTTCTGGTCTTTTATTCGGCGGCTTGTAAACTTTGACTTTTTTATCATTGATAAAATCATGAAAGTGATATACATCTTTTACACATGCTTTTGTATCGCATATGGATTTGGGTTGCTGTTTGTATTTCAAGATAACTGGTACGGAAATAGAACATGGATGGGTGGAATGGGGCTTTTATTAATAATACTCGGTCCAATTGTCGTCCGTCTTCTTTTCGAGTTTTTTATGTTGCTTCTCACACTGGTCAATAAGGTGATTTCCATTGATTCAAAGATAAAAACGCCTTCGAACGATGTTCCAGCTGTAAACGATCCTACCCCCCCTGTACATGTTCCAAACAAGTACTGCATGAATTGCGGCAAAGAAATTAATGCAGATGTTTCGATATGCCCATGGTGTGGTACACAAAACTGA
- a CDS encoding TM2 domain-containing protein — MYCRNCGKEIPDNTVFCTYCGAQTTTVQQPYQQTPNQQDVRRALEESGKNKIAAGLFAILLGGFGIHKFYLGRIGLGIVYILFCWSGIPSLIALVEGIIYLTSSDEEFYLKYVRQ; from the coding sequence ATGTATTGCAGAAATTGCGGTAAAGAGATACCCGATAATACGGTATTTTGCACCTATTGCGGAGCGCAGACAACGACTGTGCAGCAGCCGTATCAGCAAACCCCTAATCAACAGGACGTCAGACGGGCGCTCGAAGAGTCGGGAAAAAACAAAATTGCTGCGGGTTTGTTTGCAATTCTGTTGGGCGGGTTCGGAATTCACAAATTCTATCTGGGAAGAATAGGTCTTGGCATCGTATATATTCTCTTTTGCTGGTCGGGTATCCCCTCTCTCATTGCTTTGGTTGAGGGGATCATATATCTGACTTCCAGCGATGAGGAATTCTATTTAAAATATGTAAGGCAATAG
- a CDS encoding DUF4234 domain-containing protein yields MFCKNCGKEIPDNATFCTYCGAQTGTPQQQAQHPQQPVYQQPTYQQQNYQQQNYQQQNYQANNYQQPIYRSSAPVGQLKTNRGLGWFILYSIITFGIYPIVFFTGISNDINVIASRYDGRKTMHYCLLFFLVAPITFGIAGLVWSHNISDRIGNELKRRRIPYNFSSSDFWLWGFLGSLIIVGPFIYIHKLAEAINQLAINYNTNG; encoded by the coding sequence ATGTTCTGCAAAAATTGCGGCAAAGAGATTCCCGATAACGCCACATTCTGCACCTATTGCGGCGCACAGACAGGAACTCCGCAGCAGCAGGCACAGCACCCCCAGCAACCCGTTTATCAGCAGCCCACTTATCAGCAGCAAAATTATCAGCAACAGAATTACCAGCAGCAAAATTATCAGGCAAATAATTACCAACAACCGATCTATCGTTCATCCGCACCGGTAGGACAATTAAAAACAAATCGCGGTTTAGGATGGTTTATCCTCTATAGCATTATAACATTCGGAATTTATCCAATCGTGTTCTTTACTGGAATATCAAACGATATCAATGTTATCGCAAGCCGCTATGACGGCAGAAAAACAATGCATTATTGTTTATTGTTTTTCTTGGTGGCACCAATTACATTCGGTATTGCAGGTTTGGTCTGGTCTCATAACATCTCGGACCGCATCGGGAATGAGTTGAAACGCAGAAGAATTCCTTACAATTTTAGCTCTTCTGACTTTTGGCTGTGGGGATTTTTGGGTTCCTTGATTATTGTCGGGCCATTTATTTATATTCATAAATTGGCTGAAGCAATCAATCAATTGGCAATAAACTACAATACAAACGGGTAA
- a CDS encoding 1-phosphofructokinase family hexose kinase — translation MSLITVLCANPCIDKTLQLSEVLPGGTNRVQKTIRSVGGKGINVAASAKNLGLAVRCLYFSHEESGSAVASFLQEKGIEGQSVPVAGRLRENIKIFEQKTKQLTEFNENGDPLTEADAKKMLTLATEALKDSDIFVLSGSIPPGIPAELYAEIIAQANFRGVRTILDTDGEAMFQGIRAIPFLLKPNKPELGRIFGRPLSSSGEIAIAAKHLLDEGIAYVCASMGSDGALLACRDGIFLCGALDVPVKGTVGTGDSMVAGICKALIEGGEPEKILIYGCAAAHASVIHEGTTPCTKADFEKFIPELTVIKL, via the coding sequence ATGAGCTTGATTACCGTACTTTGCGCAAACCCCTGTATCGATAAGACCCTGCAGCTCTCCGAGGTTCTTCCCGGCGGGACGAACCGGGTTCAAAAGACCATCCGCAGCGTCGGCGGAAAAGGCATCAATGTTGCTGCCTCAGCCAAAAATCTCGGGCTTGCCGTGCGCTGTCTCTATTTTTCTCACGAAGAGAGCGGCTCTGCGGTTGCCTCGTTTTTGCAGGAAAAGGGGATTGAAGGCCAATCTGTCCCTGTTGCAGGACGGCTGCGCGAAAACATCAAGATATTCGAACAAAAGACCAAACAGCTGACTGAGTTTAACGAAAACGGCGACCCGCTCACCGAGGCCGACGCTAAAAAAATGCTGACGCTCGCCACCGAAGCACTCAAGGACAGCGACATTTTTGTGCTGTCGGGCAGCATTCCCCCGGGAATACCGGCGGAACTGTATGCCGAGATTATCGCACAGGCCAATTTTAGAGGTGTGCGCACGATTTTGGACACGGACGGAGAGGCGATGTTTCAGGGCATCCGGGCTATACCGTTCTTGCTGAAGCCCAACAAACCCGAACTCGGGCGCATTTTCGGCAGACCGCTTTCAAGCTCGGGGGAAATTGCCATCGCCGCAAAACATCTGCTGGATGAGGGGATTGCCTATGTCTGCGCGTCGATGGGCAGCGACGGTGCGCTGCTCGCCTGCCGCGACGGCATTTTCTTATGCGGTGCGCTCGACGTTCCGGTCAAAGGCACCGTCGGAACCGGCGACAGTATGGTCGCGGGCATCTGCAAAGCGTTGATTGAGGGCGGCGAACCGGAAAAGATTTTAATCTACGGCTGCGCGGCAGCGCACGCCTCGGTGATCCACGAGGGCACGAC